One Azoarcus sp. DN11 DNA segment encodes these proteins:
- the accD gene encoding acetyl-CoA carboxylase, carboxyltransferase subunit beta translates to MSWLQKLLPPKIKRAESAARKSIPEGLWSKCSACEAVLYRSDLESNQSVCPKCGHHQRLRARARLDMLLDAEGRFEIGSEVMPVDPLKFKDSRRYTERLSAANDETGEADAMVVMQGAILTVPVVVACFEFEFLGGSMGSVVGERFVRGAKAALEQRLPFICITATGGARMQEGLFSLMQMAKTTAAITQLAERKLPFLTILTDPTMGGVSASFAFMGDVVIAEPGALIGFAGPRVIEQTVRETLPEGFQRSEFLLEKGAIDMIVDRRELRSKLAELLTLLTRQPPIGV, encoded by the coding sequence ATGAGTTGGTTGCAAAAACTGCTGCCGCCGAAGATCAAGCGTGCAGAGTCGGCGGCGCGCAAGTCCATTCCCGAGGGGTTGTGGAGCAAGTGTTCGGCCTGCGAAGCGGTCCTTTACCGCTCGGACCTCGAAAGCAACCAGAGTGTCTGCCCGAAATGTGGGCACCATCAGCGCCTGCGCGCGCGCGCGCGGCTAGATATGCTGCTCGATGCGGAGGGACGCTTCGAGATCGGCAGCGAGGTCATGCCGGTCGATCCGCTGAAGTTCAAGGATTCACGGCGCTATACCGAACGTCTCTCGGCGGCGAACGACGAAACCGGTGAAGCGGACGCGATGGTTGTGATGCAGGGCGCTATCCTGACCGTGCCTGTCGTCGTCGCGTGTTTCGAGTTCGAATTCCTGGGCGGCTCGATGGGGTCGGTCGTCGGCGAGCGCTTCGTGCGCGGCGCGAAGGCCGCACTGGAGCAGCGCCTGCCGTTCATCTGCATCACCGCGACTGGCGGCGCACGCATGCAGGAAGGGCTGTTCTCGCTGATGCAGATGGCCAAGACCACCGCTGCGATCACGCAACTTGCCGAGCGCAAGCTCCCCTTCCTGACGATTCTGACCGACCCGACAATGGGGGGCGTGTCGGCCAGCTTTGCCTTCATGGGGGATGTCGTGATTGCCGAGCCGGGGGCACTGATCGGATTCGCGGGGCCGCGCGTGATCGAACAGACGGTTCGTGAAACCCTGCCCGAAGGTTTTCAGCGCTCGGAGTTCCTGCTCGAGAAGGGCGCGATCGACATGATCGTCGATCGACGCGAACTGCGCTCGAAACTGGCGGAACTTCTCACTCTTCTTACTCGTCAGCCGCCCATTGGCGTCTGA
- the trpA gene encoding tryptophan synthase subunit alpha, with product MSRIQSVFQSLRASGRRALIPFITAGDPVPELTVPLMHALVDGGADIIELGVPFSDPMADGPTIQRASERALRNGMSLRKVLAQVADFRTRNADTPVVLMGYANPIEAMGAERFVSAAREAGVDGVLVVDYPPEECETFAATLKASGLDPIFLLAPTSTEQRIRDVAQIGSGYIYYVSLKGVTGSGALNFNDVAARLPQIRQGVGMPVGVGFGIRDAESARRIGEVADAVVIGSRIIEEIENSPREQAVARVKAFVEGVRGALDQIQGAPR from the coding sequence ATGTCCAGAATCCAGTCAGTTTTTCAGAGCCTGCGGGCCTCGGGTCGGCGGGCGCTGATCCCTTTCATCACCGCCGGGGATCCCGTCCCCGAACTCACCGTGCCGCTGATGCACGCGCTCGTCGATGGCGGAGCCGACATCATCGAACTGGGGGTGCCGTTCTCCGATCCGATGGCGGACGGACCGACCATCCAGCGCGCGTCCGAGCGGGCGCTGCGCAACGGCATGAGCCTGCGCAAGGTGCTCGCGCAGGTGGCGGATTTCCGTACGCGAAATGCCGACACGCCGGTCGTGCTGATGGGCTACGCGAACCCGATCGAGGCAATGGGCGCCGAGCGCTTCGTGTCCGCTGCCCGCGAAGCCGGGGTCGACGGTGTCCTGGTGGTCGATTATCCGCCCGAGGAGTGCGAGACATTCGCGGCGACGCTGAAGGCGAGCGGACTGGACCCGATTTTCCTCCTGGCGCCGACCTCCACCGAGCAGCGCATCCGCGACGTGGCGCAGATCGGCAGCGGTTACATCTACTACGTGTCACTGAAGGGTGTGACCGGCTCCGGGGCGCTCAATTTCAACGATGTTGCCGCGCGCCTGCCGCAGATCCGCCAGGGTGTCGGAATGCCGGTCGGCGTCGGATTCGGTATCCGCGACGCGGAGTCGGCCCGTCGTATCGGCGAGGTCGCCGATGCGGTCGTGATCGGCAGCCGCATCATCGAGGAAATCGAGAACAGCCCGCGCGAACAGGCGGTGGCCCGGGTGAAGGCTTTTGTCGAGGGCGTACGTGGTGCGCTCGACCAGATTCAAGGAGCTCCGCGATGA
- the trpB gene encoding tryptophan synthase subunit beta → MQTADKPYRFPDSHGHFGPYGGVFVAETLIPALDELNAAYEACRNNPAFMAEFEYELKHYVGRPSPIYHAKRWSDTLGGAQIYLKREDLNHTGAHKVNNCIGQALVARHMGKPRVIAETGAGQHGVATATVAARYGMECVVYMGAEDVRRQAANVYRMKLLGATVVPVESGSKTLKDALNEAMRDWVTNIHNTFYIIGTVAGPHPYPMMVRDFQAVIGKECLVQMPEMVGRQPDCVIACVGGGSNAMGIFHPYIDVPEVRLIGVEAYGEGLDSGRHAASLTGGTPGVLHGNRTYLLQSEDGQIIETHSISAGLDYPGVGPEHAWLKDSDRAEYVGVTDQEALAAFHDLCHLEGIIPALESSHALAYAAKLAPTLPRDKILLVNLSGRGDKDMHTVAEKSGIQF, encoded by the coding sequence ATGCAGACGGCTGACAAGCCATACCGGTTTCCTGATTCGCACGGTCATTTCGGCCCGTATGGCGGCGTGTTCGTGGCCGAGACGCTGATTCCCGCGCTGGACGAACTGAATGCGGCCTACGAGGCGTGCCGGAACAATCCGGCCTTCATGGCCGAATTCGAGTACGAGCTCAAGCACTACGTCGGCCGGCCAAGCCCCATCTACCATGCGAAACGCTGGTCCGATACGCTCGGGGGCGCGCAGATCTACCTCAAGCGGGAGGATCTGAACCACACCGGCGCCCACAAGGTGAATAACTGCATCGGCCAGGCGCTCGTCGCACGCCATATGGGCAAGCCGCGCGTGATCGCCGAGACCGGGGCGGGTCAGCACGGTGTGGCGACGGCAACGGTGGCAGCGCGCTACGGCATGGAATGCGTCGTGTACATGGGGGCCGAGGACGTGAGGCGTCAGGCCGCCAACGTGTACCGGATGAAGCTCCTGGGGGCGACCGTCGTTCCGGTCGAATCAGGGTCGAAAACCCTGAAGGACGCGCTCAACGAGGCGATGCGCGACTGGGTCACGAACATCCACAACACCTTCTACATCATCGGCACGGTGGCAGGTCCCCATCCCTATCCGATGATGGTGCGGGACTTCCAGGCCGTCATCGGCAAGGAGTGTCTCGTGCAGATGCCGGAGATGGTCGGGCGGCAGCCCGACTGCGTGATCGCCTGCGTCGGCGGCGGGTCGAACGCGATGGGCATCTTCCATCCCTACATCGACGTGCCCGAAGTGCGCCTGATCGGCGTCGAGGCTTACGGCGAGGGGCTCGACTCGGGGCGTCACGCGGCCAGCCTCACCGGCGGCACGCCGGGCGTGCTGCACGGCAACCGGACCTACCTGCTTCAGAGCGAAGATGGCCAGATCATCGAAACGCATTCGATCTCGGCCGGCCTCGATTACCCCGGCGTCGGCCCCGAGCACGCGTGGCTCAAGGACAGCGATCGTGCCGAGTATGTCGGCGTGACGGACCAGGAGGCGCTCGCGGCCTTCCACGATCTCTGTCATCTCGAAGGCATCATTCCCGCGCTCGAGTCCTCGCATGCCCTCGCTTACGCTGCGAAGCTCGCGCCGACCCTGCCGCGGGACAAGATCCTGCTCGTCAATCTGTCCGGGCGCGGCGACAAGGATATGCATACCGTCGCCGAGAAGTCCGGCATCCAGTTCTGA
- a CDS encoding phosphoribosylanthranilate isomerase has product MSRTRIKICGLTRPEDVRAAVEAGADAIGLVFYPPSPRFVSFERAAELAALVPPFVTTVGLFVNPDPAYVQQALAQVPLQLLQFHGDETEAQCAVHGRPWIKAARVRAGVDLVEFAASHPSAAGLLLDAFVEGYGGGGKVFDWSLIPQRLGRPLILSGGLDPENVGEAVRRVRPWAVDVSSGVESGKGIKDAARIAAFVAGVRNADG; this is encoded by the coding sequence GTGTCCAGAACCCGAATCAAGATCTGCGGCCTGACCCGTCCCGAGGACGTGCGCGCTGCCGTGGAGGCGGGCGCCGATGCCATCGGACTGGTGTTCTATCCGCCCAGTCCGCGTTTCGTTTCGTTCGAGCGCGCGGCGGAGCTTGCCGCGCTGGTCCCCCCGTTCGTGACGACCGTAGGGCTGTTCGTCAATCCCGATCCCGCCTACGTGCAGCAGGCGCTTGCGCAAGTGCCGCTGCAACTTCTGCAGTTCCACGGTGACGAGACCGAAGCGCAGTGTGCGGTCCACGGGCGGCCATGGATCAAGGCCGCGCGAGTGCGCGCGGGAGTCGATCTGGTAGAATTCGCAGCTTCCCATCCGTCCGCCGCCGGGCTGTTGCTCGATGCATTCGTCGAGGGCTACGGGGGGGGCGGCAAGGTTTTCGATTGGTCCCTGATTCCGCAGCGCCTCGGGCGTCCGCTGATTCTTTCGGGCGGACTGGACCCCGAGAATGTCGGCGAGGCAGTTCGCCGCGTAAGGCCGTGGGCGGTAGACGTCTCCAGCGGCGTGGAATCGGGCAAGGGCATCAAGGATGCGGCACGGATTGCCGCGTTCGTCGCTGGAGTACGCAATGCAGACGGCTGA
- the truA gene encoding tRNA pseudouridine(38-40) synthase TruA, whose translation MRIALGVEYAGDAFQGWQSQSHGRTVQDHLEAALAGIAGHPVRLHCAGRTDAGVHATAQVVHFDTTAARPMHGWIRGTNARLTSPISVRWAVEVADDFHARFCAVSRRYRYILHNSVVRPALLAGRVGWFHPPLDAAAMSEAARSLLGWHDFSAFRAAGCQAKSPVKLMHDAQVRRDGEYIVFDFWANAFLHHMVRNLVGALVYVGKGHYPIGWLAEVLASRDRSRAALTFPADGLYLSGVEYLPHWPLPDEGRIIALPRIPFV comes from the coding sequence ATGAGAATCGCTCTAGGCGTCGAATATGCCGGCGATGCGTTTCAGGGCTGGCAGAGTCAGTCTCACGGGCGGACCGTTCAGGACCATCTCGAGGCGGCGCTCGCGGGCATCGCAGGCCACCCTGTCAGGCTGCATTGCGCAGGGCGCACCGATGCGGGCGTCCATGCGACGGCGCAGGTCGTGCATTTCGACACGACCGCGGCGCGTCCGATGCACGGATGGATTCGCGGCACCAACGCCCGCCTGACTTCGCCCATCTCCGTCCGCTGGGCGGTTGAAGTCGCCGACGACTTTCATGCGCGCTTCTGTGCCGTATCGCGCCGCTACCGCTACATCCTGCACAACTCGGTCGTGCGGCCTGCGCTGTTGGCGGGGCGCGTGGGGTGGTTTCATCCGCCGCTGGACGCAGCAGCGATGTCCGAGGCCGCCCGTTCGCTTCTCGGGTGGCATGATTTTTCAGCCTTTCGCGCCGCCGGTTGCCAGGCGAAATCACCGGTGAAGCTGATGCACGACGCCCAGGTCCGACGCGATGGCGAGTACATCGTGTTCGATTTCTGGGCGAATGCTTTTCTCCATCACATGGTGCGCAATCTCGTCGGTGCGCTGGTGTACGTGGGCAAGGGACATTACCCGATCGGGTGGCTGGCGGAGGTGCTGGCATCGCGGGACCGAAGCCGTGCGGCACTGACCTTCCCGGCGGATGGCCTGTACCTGTCGGGGGTGGAGTACCTTCCACACTGGCCGCTGCCGGACGAAGGGCGTATCATCGCCCTCCCGCGTATCCCGTTCGTCTGA
- a CDS encoding CbiQ family ECF transporter T component has translation MFIALWMAFVVVLQFLSPKALMFAVFACAFAAWRLSPSRSMRLLRRVRFLILAILVLFAGFTPGEALLPAFPEISPSREGVMMAAEHVGRLVGVVLCVAMLMDALPVRRLVGGLHALLRPFGWVGLPSERLAVRLVLVLRYVESAAPGDWRNWLEDDHAGGSSAEVIAFTRETFAWSDLVAMFVVVVAAAIWWGVAR, from the coding sequence TTGTTCATTGCGCTTTGGATGGCGTTCGTCGTCGTCCTGCAGTTTCTTTCACCGAAAGCCTTGATGTTCGCGGTTTTTGCGTGCGCCTTCGCCGCATGGCGCCTTTCCCCGTCGCGCAGCATGCGGCTTCTGAGGCGCGTGCGCTTCCTGATCCTCGCGATTCTCGTGCTCTTTGCCGGGTTCACTCCCGGCGAGGCACTTCTGCCTGCATTTCCCGAGATCAGCCCCAGTCGCGAGGGGGTGATGATGGCGGCCGAGCACGTGGGGCGCCTGGTGGGAGTCGTATTGTGCGTGGCAATGCTGATGGATGCCTTGCCGGTCCGCCGGCTCGTCGGCGGTCTTCATGCGTTGTTGCGGCCATTCGGTTGGGTCGGACTTCCGAGCGAAAGACTTGCCGTGCGCCTCGTGCTGGTCCTGCGCTACGTGGAATCTGCCGCGCCGGGTGACTGGCGGAACTGGCTCGAGGACGACCACGCAGGCGGCAGCAGTGCGGAGGTGATTGCTTTCACCCGTGAGACTTTCGCGTGGAGCGATCTCGTGGCGATGTTTGTCGTGGTAGTCGCGGCGGCGATCTGGTGGGGAGTGGCACGATGA
- a CDS encoding FimV/HubP family polar landmark protein, which yields MTKMKTSIKASLIATAIAMFPLGSNAAGLGAIHVFSGIGQPLRAEVELNASSEELQSLSARVASAEAFRQANLQYTSATSAVRLVVERRGSRSVVKITSERPFSDPFVDLLIELNWASGRLVREYTFLLDPIPAGAPATVAGRGAAPVAAPAAPAPRKGAAPQASGAAGGERVEVRKGDTLHRIAEANRPEGASLDQMLIALFRENPDAFDGGNINRLRSGSIVTVPPESRVREIEPAQARREVQAQSADFAAYRRKLAGTVAARPAAPEAAPSRSDTGTIVPKVDEPAKAATGDQVKVSGAPSKAKGEDPRLARLQSLEEELVARDKALQEANDRVVALEANVKKMQELLNLRSDNMAKLQQQVTPEAPAQPQPEQTPAAAPAQPAVPAQESMPAAAAPKPAPAQKPAPAPAPVEEPGFVQSLIGDPTVLAGGGGILALLLAYLGVKARQRRKQEAQQQGVESVASAFPPPTNSVFGATGGQSVNTGESSVLHTDFSQSGLSAIDTDEGVDPVAEADVYMAYGRDAQAEEILLDALKSDASRMAIYLKLLEIYAQRKNLKAFENTATDLYSRTGGDGSDWDKAAEMGRRLDPENPLYRASSGGAAAALVTGGVVAAGLGAAVAGAAPDALNSFSTVSPMIPDPLPTQASAGAGIEALPEVDANAVDFDLDAGLDFGSTFASSIPAALPEMGHEEAPAEPFGAAKSFDLDIGAVTEQPAMSKPAASAPAPDPMIATVIGQGMDFAASDPSLEFDLAVPELDTGLEGALNETATASNVVPATAGAAVAPDMEKTTFDSNLLDFDFNLDGGGGQSAATPPSLDLGGIDLNLEATSATSVTLQTEAGGAPSTGSLSLSADVIEEVNTKLELARAYEEMGDTEGARELIAEVLREGSPEQREAATRLAARLG from the coding sequence ATGACAAAGATGAAGACATCGATCAAGGCTTCCCTGATCGCGACGGCGATCGCCATGTTTCCTCTGGGTAGCAACGCAGCAGGACTCGGTGCGATCCATGTTTTCAGCGGCATCGGACAGCCGCTCAGGGCGGAAGTCGAGCTGAATGCGAGCAGCGAGGAACTGCAGTCGCTTTCGGCGCGCGTAGCCTCTGCGGAAGCGTTCCGGCAGGCCAATCTCCAGTACACCAGCGCGACGTCTGCGGTACGCCTGGTGGTCGAGCGCCGGGGCAGCCGGTCGGTCGTCAAAATCACCAGCGAACGGCCCTTCAGCGATCCGTTCGTCGATCTCCTCATCGAGCTGAACTGGGCCTCCGGTCGGCTTGTGCGCGAATACACTTTCCTGCTCGATCCCATTCCGGCTGGGGCGCCGGCCACTGTTGCCGGTCGTGGTGCTGCCCCGGTCGCAGCGCCTGCTGCGCCTGCGCCGCGTAAGGGGGCGGCGCCGCAAGCATCGGGAGCCGCCGGGGGCGAGCGTGTCGAGGTCAGGAAGGGCGATACCCTGCACCGTATCGCCGAGGCCAACCGGCCCGAGGGGGCGAGCCTCGACCAGATGCTCATTGCGTTGTTCCGGGAGAATCCGGACGCCTTCGACGGCGGCAACATCAATCGCCTGCGCTCCGGTTCGATCGTGACGGTCCCGCCCGAGTCGCGCGTGCGAGAAATCGAACCCGCACAGGCCCGCCGCGAGGTGCAGGCCCAATCCGCGGATTTCGCTGCCTACCGCCGGAAATTGGCGGGCACGGTCGCCGCGCGGCCGGCCGCTCCGGAGGCAGCACCGTCGCGCAGCGATACCGGAACAATCGTGCCCAAGGTGGACGAGCCTGCAAAGGCGGCCACCGGCGATCAGGTCAAGGTATCGGGAGCACCGTCCAAGGCCAAGGGCGAAGACCCGCGCCTTGCTCGTCTGCAGTCGCTGGAAGAAGAACTCGTCGCACGCGACAAAGCGCTCCAGGAGGCAAACGACCGCGTCGTCGCGCTTGAGGCCAACGTCAAGAAGATGCAGGAACTTCTGAACCTGCGCAGCGACAACATGGCGAAGCTGCAACAGCAGGTGACGCCGGAAGCCCCGGCCCAGCCTCAGCCCGAACAGACGCCAGCCGCCGCACCGGCACAGCCCGCGGTGCCGGCCCAGGAGTCGATGCCGGCGGCGGCAGCGCCGAAGCCGGCTCCGGCCCAGAAGCCGGCCCCTGCCCCGGCGCCCGTCGAAGAGCCCGGGTTCGTGCAGAGCCTGATCGGCGATCCGACCGTGCTGGCGGGCGGCGGTGGCATTCTCGCCCTGTTGCTGGCCTATCTCGGGGTCAAGGCACGGCAGCGGCGGAAGCAGGAGGCGCAACAACAGGGCGTCGAGTCAGTGGCCAGCGCGTTCCCGCCGCCGACGAACTCGGTGTTCGGCGCGACCGGTGGGCAGAGTGTCAATACCGGCGAAAGCAGCGTGTTGCACACGGATTTCAGTCAATCCGGCCTTTCCGCGATCGATACTGACGAAGGGGTTGATCCGGTCGCCGAGGCGGACGTCTATATGGCCTATGGGCGTGATGCACAGGCCGAGGAGATCCTGCTCGATGCGTTGAAATCGGACGCGTCCCGCATGGCAATCTATCTCAAGTTGCTTGAGATCTATGCTCAGCGCAAGAACCTCAAGGCGTTCGAGAACACGGCAACGGATCTGTATTCCCGCACCGGCGGCGACGGAAGCGATTGGGACAAGGCCGCCGAGATGGGGCGTCGTCTTGACCCGGAGAATCCCCTTTATCGCGCCTCGTCGGGTGGCGCGGCAGCAGCGCTTGTCACGGGCGGCGTGGTCGCCGCAGGTTTGGGCGCAGCTGTCGCCGGAGCCGCGCCCGATGCGTTGAATTCGTTCTCGACGGTGAGCCCCATGATTCCGGATCCGCTGCCGACCCAGGCGTCGGCGGGCGCAGGTATCGAAGCTTTGCCGGAAGTGGACGCGAATGCCGTGGATTTCGACCTCGACGCCGGCCTCGATTTTGGCAGCACCTTTGCAAGCTCGATCCCCGCTGCCCTGCCCGAGATGGGGCACGAAGAGGCCCCGGCCGAACCGTTCGGAGCGGCCAAGTCCTTCGATCTCGACATCGGCGCAGTGACGGAGCAGCCCGCGATGAGCAAGCCGGCGGCCTCCGCTCCCGCGCCGGATCCGATGATTGCCACCGTGATTGGCCAAGGCATGGATTTCGCGGCGAGCGACCCGTCTCTCGAGTTTGACCTTGCCGTCCCGGAACTTGATACCGGGCTGGAGGGCGCGCTCAATGAGACGGCAACCGCGTCGAACGTCGTGCCGGCCACAGCCGGTGCTGCAGTCGCTCCGGATATGGAGAAGACCACGTTCGACAGCAACCTGCTCGATTTCGATTTCAATCTTGATGGTGGGGGAGGGCAGTCGGCAGCAACCCCGCCGTCGCTGGATCTCGGCGGCATCGATCTGAACCTGGAGGCAACGTCCGCCACCTCGGTCACGCTGCAGACCGAAGCAGGGGGAGCTCCGTCTACCGGCAGTCTGTCCCTGAGTGCAGACGTGATTGAAGAGGTCAACACTAAGCTCGAACTGGCGCGCGCCTATGAAGAGATGGGCGATACCGAGGGCGCGCGCGAGCTCATCGCGGAAGTGCTGCGCGAGGGCTCGCCGGAGCAACGGGAGGCCGCGACCCGATTGGCAGCGCGGCTCGGTTGA
- the asd gene encoding aspartate-semialdehyde dehydrogenase, which yields MNKVGLVGWRGMVGSVLMQRMVEEGDFAHIEPVYFSTSAAGGKPPAFGGKEASLPLQDASNIDMLKQMDIVITCQGGDYTKAVYPQLRATGWKGHWIDAASALRMEDNAVIILDPVNMNVIKDSLVKGGRDWIGGNCTVSLMLMGLGGLFQSDLVEWVSAMTYQAASGAGAQNMRELLAQMGALHDAVKAELADPASAILDIDRKVAATMRSSDFPVKNFRGAALAGSLIPWIDVPVDNGQSKEEWKGGAECNKILGRPAFRSAGSIPIDGLCVRIGAMRCHSQGLTIKLRKDVPLDEVSEIIAKANDWVKVVPNERELSERELTPAAVTGTLAVPVGRLHKMAMGPEYLGAFTVGDQLLWGAAEPLRRMLRILLDR from the coding sequence ATGAACAAGGTTGGTCTGGTCGGTTGGCGTGGCATGGTCGGTTCCGTGCTGATGCAGCGCATGGTCGAGGAGGGCGACTTCGCCCACATCGAGCCGGTGTATTTCTCGACGTCCGCGGCCGGCGGCAAGCCGCCCGCTTTCGGCGGCAAGGAAGCCTCGCTGCCGCTGCAGGATGCGTCGAACATCGACATGCTCAAGCAGATGGACATCGTCATCACCTGCCAGGGCGGCGACTACACCAAGGCCGTCTATCCGCAGTTGCGTGCCACCGGCTGGAAGGGGCACTGGATCGATGCCGCCAGCGCGCTGCGCATGGAAGACAACGCGGTGATCATCCTCGATCCGGTCAACATGAACGTCATCAAGGATTCGCTCGTGAAGGGCGGCCGCGACTGGATCGGCGGCAACTGCACGGTTTCCCTGATGCTGATGGGCCTCGGTGGCCTGTTCCAGAGCGACCTGGTCGAGTGGGTATCGGCGATGACTTACCAGGCGGCCTCCGGTGCCGGCGCGCAGAACATGCGCGAGCTGCTCGCCCAGATGGGCGCACTGCACGATGCAGTCAAGGCCGAACTGGCCGATCCCGCCTCCGCGATCCTCGACATCGACCGCAAGGTCGCCGCGACGATGCGTTCGTCCGACTTCCCGGTGAAAAACTTCCGCGGTGCCGCGCTCGCCGGCAGCCTGATCCCGTGGATCGACGTGCCGGTCGACAACGGCCAGTCGAAGGAGGAATGGAAGGGCGGCGCCGAATGCAACAAGATCCTCGGTCGGCCCGCGTTCCGCAGCGCCGGCAGCATCCCGATCGACGGCCTGTGCGTGCGCATCGGCGCGATGCGCTGCCACTCGCAGGGCCTCACGATCAAGCTGCGCAAGGATGTTCCGCTCGACGAGGTCAGCGAGATCATCGCCAAGGCCAACGACTGGGTGAAAGTCGTGCCGAACGAGCGCGAGCTCTCCGAGCGCGAGCTCACGCCGGCTGCTGTCACGGGCACACTGGCTGTTCCGGTCGGTCGCCTGCACAAGATGGCGATGGGGCCGGAATACCTCGGTGCCTTCACCGTCGGCGACCAACTCCTGTGGGGCGCCGCCGAGCCCCTGCGCCGCATGCTGCGCATCCTTCTCGATCGCTGA
- the leuB gene encoding 3-isopropylmalate dehydrogenase, translated as MKICVLPGDGIGPEITAEAVRVIEALDLKFELEEALLGGAAVDATGDPYPEATRKLAREADAVLLGAVGGPKWDNLPREQRPERGLLGIRKDLGLFANLRPAILYPELANASTLKPEVVSGLDILIVRELTGDIYFGQPRGIENRNGERYGFNTMHYTESEIRRIGRVAFEAARKRNKRLCSVDKMNVLETTQLWRDVMIELAPEYPDVELTHMLVDNAAMQLVRAPKQFDVMVTGNMFGDILSDEASMLTGSIGMLPSASLDANNKGLYEPSHGSAPDIAGKGVANPLATILSAAMMLRYTFNNEAAAARVETAVKKVLAQGYRTGDIYEPGTTKTGTKQMGDAVLAAL; from the coding sequence ATGAAGATTTGCGTTCTGCCGGGCGACGGGATCGGTCCGGAAATCACGGCCGAGGCCGTCCGCGTGATCGAAGCGCTGGACCTGAAGTTCGAACTTGAAGAGGCGCTGCTGGGCGGCGCTGCGGTCGATGCCACCGGCGACCCGTACCCGGAAGCGACGCGCAAGCTCGCCCGCGAAGCCGATGCCGTGCTGCTCGGCGCCGTGGGTGGTCCGAAGTGGGACAACCTGCCGCGCGAGCAGCGCCCCGAGCGCGGCCTGCTGGGCATTCGCAAGGATCTCGGCCTGTTCGCCAACCTGCGTCCGGCGATCCTCTATCCCGAGCTCGCGAACGCCTCCACGCTCAAGCCCGAGGTCGTGTCGGGGCTCGACATCCTGATCGTGCGCGAGCTCACGGGCGACATCTACTTCGGCCAGCCGCGCGGTATCGAGAACCGCAACGGCGAGCGCTACGGCTTCAACACGATGCACTACACCGAGTCGGAGATCCGCCGCATCGGCCGCGTCGCCTTCGAGGCCGCGCGCAAGCGCAACAAGCGCCTGTGCTCGGTCGACAAGATGAACGTGCTGGAAACGACGCAGCTGTGGCGTGACGTGATGATCGAGCTCGCCCCCGAGTATCCGGACGTCGAACTCACCCACATGCTCGTGGACAACGCCGCGATGCAGCTCGTCCGTGCACCCAAGCAGTTCGACGTGATGGTCACCGGCAACATGTTCGGCGACATCCTGTCCGACGAGGCCTCGATGCTCACCGGTTCGATCGGCATGCTGCCTTCGGCCTCGCTCGACGCCAACAACAAGGGCCTGTACGAACCCTCGCACGGCTCGGCGCCGGACATCGCCGGCAAGGGCGTGGCGAACCCGCTTGCGACGATCCTGTCGGCGGCGATGATGCTGCGCTATACGTTCAATAACGAGGCCGCCGCTGCCCGCGTCGAGACGGCCGTGAAGAAAGTCCTCGCGCAAGGGTATCGCACCGGTGACATCTACGAGCCGGGTACGACGAAGACGGGCACGAAGCAGATGGGCGACGCCGTGCTGGCGGCGCTCTGA
- the leuD gene encoding 3-isopropylmalate dehydratase small subunit produces the protein MKPFTSLDALAMPLDRANVDTDAIIPKQFLKSIKRSGFGPNLFDEWRYLDHGEPGQDCTNRPKNPDFVLNKGRYQGAQILLTRDNFGCGSSREHAPWALEDYGFRVLIGTSFADIFFNNCFKNGVLPIVLPAVQVDELFRQCETSEGYRLVVDLAAQTITRPDGTTIKFDVDPFRRECLLNGWDDIGLTLRHADKIRAFEEKRRAEHPYYFA, from the coding sequence ATGAAACCGTTTACCTCACTCGACGCGCTGGCCATGCCGCTCGATCGTGCGAACGTCGATACCGATGCGATCATCCCGAAGCAGTTCCTGAAGTCGATCAAGCGCAGCGGCTTCGGTCCTAACCTCTTCGACGAATGGCGTTACCTCGATCACGGCGAGCCGGGCCAGGACTGCACCAACCGGCCGAAGAATCCCGATTTCGTGCTCAACAAGGGCCGCTATCAGGGCGCGCAGATCCTGCTCACCCGCGACAACTTCGGCTGCGGCAGCTCACGCGAGCACGCCCCCTGGGCGTTGGAGGATTACGGCTTCCGCGTGCTGATCGGCACGAGTTTCGCCGACATCTTCTTCAACAACTGCTTCAAGAACGGCGTGCTGCCCATCGTGCTGCCGGCTGTGCAGGTCGACGAACTGTTCCGCCAGTGCGAGACGTCCGAAGGCTACCGCCTCGTCGTTGATCTGGCCGCGCAGACGATCACTCGCCCGGACGGCACGACCATCAAGTTCGACGTGGATCCGTTCCGCCGGGAATGCCTGCTGAACGGCTGGGACGACATCGGCCTCACGCTGCGCCACGCCGACAAGATCCGCGCTTTCGAGGAAAAGCGCCGCGCCGAACACCCTTATTATTTCGCCTGA